A genome region from Urocitellus parryii isolate mUroPar1 chromosome X, mUroPar1.hap1, whole genome shotgun sequence includes the following:
- the LOC144250785 gene encoding ferritin light chain, with protein sequence MTSQIRQNYSTEVEAAVNRLVNLHLCASYTYLSLGYYFDRDDVALEGVGHFFRELAEEKREASERLLKMQNQRGGRALFQDVQKPSQDEWGTTLDAMEAALALEKNLNQAILDLHALGSTRTDPHLCDFLENHFLDEEVKLIKKMGDHLTNLHRLAGPQAGLGEYLFERLTLKHD encoded by the coding sequence ATGACCTCCCAGATTCGTCAGAATTATTCCACCGAGGTGGAGGCTGCCGTCAACCGCCTGGTTAATTTGCATTTGTGCGCCTCCTACACCTACCTCTCTCTGGGCTACTATTTCGACCGTGACGATGTGGCTCTGGAGGGCGTGGGCCACTTCTTCCGCGAGTTGGCTGAGGAAAAGCGCGAGGCCTCCGAGCGTCTCCTCAAGATGCAAAACCAGCGCGGCGGCCGCGCCCTCTTCCAGGACGTGCAGAAACCTTCTCAAGATGAGTGGGGCACCACCCTGGACGCCATGGAAGCTGCCTTGGCTCTGGAGAAGAACCTGAACCAAGCCATTTTGGATCTTCATGCCTTGGGTTCTACCCGCACAGACCCACATCTCTGTGACTTTCTGGAGAACCACTTCCTTGATGAGGAGGTGAAGCTCATCAAGAAGATGGGGGACCACTTGACTAACCTCCACCGTCTGGCGGgcccccaggctggcctgggcgaGTATCTCTTCGAAAGACTCACCCTCAAGCATGACTAG